The Salegentibacter sp. Hel_I_6 region TCATATTTCCAACCTATCTCTTTTAGATAAAGATGGTAACACTACCAGAGTTGGATATAAAGAAGAGGATGGTAAGAAAGTAAGATTTTCCAAAAAATCTAATGAAGTAATTTAGTTATGGCATACGTACCAAGACTTAGAGCAGAATATGCAGAGCGAGTAAAGCCTGCATTAAAAGAAGAATTTAGCTACGCTAGCGTAATGGAGATCCCAAAACTTGAAAAAATAGTTTTGAGCCGTGGCGTTGGTGCAGCTGTAGCAGATAAAAAGCTAATTGACCATGCTGTAGAAGAACTTTCTACAATTACAGGTCAAAAAGCGGTGCAAACCATTTCTAAAAAGGATGTTGCTTCATTCAAACTTCGTAAAGGGATGCCAATTGGGGCAAAAGTTACTTTGCGAGGATATAGAATGTACGAATTCTTAGATCGTTTAATAACATCGGCACTTCCACGTGTTCGTGACTTTAACGGGATTAAAGCTAATGGTTTTGATGGTAGAGGAAACTATAATTTAGGTGTTACTGAACAAATCATCTTTCCGGAGATTGATATTGATAAGGTGAACCGAATTAATGGTATGGATATCACATTTGTAACCACGGCTAAAACCGATAAGGAAGCAAAATCATTGTTAACCGAACTAGGATTACCTTTTAAAAAGAATTAATTATGGCTAAAGAATCAATGAAAGCCCGTGAGGTGAAGAGACAAAAAATGGTAAAAAAGTATGCTGAAAAACGCGAAGCTTTGAAAGAAGCTGGTGATTGGGAAGCATTACAAAAGTTACCAAAAAATTCTTCAC contains the following coding sequences:
- the rplE gene encoding 50S ribosomal protein L5, giving the protein MAYVPRLRAEYAERVKPALKEEFSYASVMEIPKLEKIVLSRGVGAAVADKKLIDHAVEELSTITGQKAVQTISKKDVASFKLRKGMPIGAKVTLRGYRMYEFLDRLITSALPRVRDFNGIKANGFDGRGNYNLGVTEQIIFPEIDIDKVNRINGMDITFVTTAKTDKEAKSLLTELGLPFKKN